The Kluyveromyces lactis strain NRRL Y-1140 chromosome D complete sequence genome has a window encoding:
- the HIF1 gene encoding Hif1p (conserved hypothetical protein) has translation MIAAVSNHTLQINCLTISVHYRRIESKMSDKFDKLLTEGAKHYAGKNYELAVDSYADLNQLYDSENENPNPEYLFLYGKALYQLALSRSDVFGMGSNVKRDEHNEEQDEDDSASKGPGLIQFGEEEEEEEEEEEEEEEEEEEEEEEEEEEEEEEEQKQDQEQEEEDQVEGQEEVDKDDFENAWEILELARSYYESSLKETPDNEDLKLKLSECYDLLGEVSLECENFSQASHDFEECLKLRRELFETKDPIDRSIIESYYKISLALEFDPDQFKKCTSNLQKCIELLKQRCKTVDKEDEDQKDLLNELQTKLKELEESEAQMQSLKNDLLSTIHSVTASSTEASSAPAKSNEAPVNDLTSMVKKRKSNDISESAETSKKAKN, from the coding sequence ATGATTGCTGCTGTTAGCAATCACACACTGCAAATCAATTGTTTAACAATTTCAGTCCATTATCGTAGAATTGAATCTAAAATGTCGGACAAGTTTGATAAATTATTGACAGAAGGAGCCAAGCACTATGCTGGTAAGAATTATGAACTTGCAGTCGATTCTTATGCAGATTTAAATCAATTGTATGACAGTGAGAATGAGAATCCAAACCCTGAATATTTGTTTTTGTATGGTAAGGCATTGTACCAATTGGCTTTGAGCAGGTCTGATGTCTTTGGTATGGGATCTAATGTTAAGAGGGATGAACATAACGAAGAAcaagacgaagatgattctGCCTCGAAAGGACCTGGGCTGATTCAAtttggtgaagaagaagaagaagaagaggaggaggaagaggaagaggaagaggaagaggaagaggaggaggaggaggaggaggaggaagaggaagaggaagaacaaaaacaaGATCAGGAGcaagaggaagaagatcaagtCGAAGGCCAAGAGGAAGTTGACAAAgatgatttcgaaaacGCATGGGAGATTCTAGAGCTTGCAAGGTCATACTATGAATCCagtttgaaagaaacacCAGACAACGAGGATCTAAAATTAAAACTATCTGAATGTTATGACCTGTTGGGTGAAGTCTCACTAGAATGCGAAAATTTCTCTCAGGCTTCTCATGATTTCGAAGAATGTTTGAAATTAAGGAGAGAATTATTTGAAACCAAGGATCCAATCGATAGATCTATTATAGAATCATATTATAAGATCTCACTTGCACTTGAGTTTGATCCAGaccaattcaaaaaatgtaCGTCAAATTTACAGAAATGTATTGAATTATTAAAACAAAGATGTAAAACAGTCGATAAAGAGGATGAGGACCAGAAGGATCTATTGAATGAGTTACAAACCAAACTAAAGGAGCTAGAAGAATCTGAGGCCCAAATGCAATCCTTGAAAAACGACTTATTGTCTACGATTCACTCCGTAACAGCCTCCTCTACCGAGGCCTCTTCCGCGCCGGCCAAATCGAACGAAGCCCCTGTCAATGATCTCACTTCTATGGTCAAGAAGAGGAAATCAAACGACATTTCTGAATCTGCAGAAACTTCCAAGAAAGCGAAGAATTGA
- a CDS encoding uncharacterized protein (some similarities with uniprot|Q03654 Saccharomyces cerevisiae YMR213W CEF1 Essential splicing factor; associated with Prp19p and the spliceosome, contains an N-terminal c-Myb DNA binding motif necessary for cell viability but not for Prp19p association): MKPPKTKGKQNKRQDAAPTSSPKDIEESTSVKAESEDSVSTESTASDQMSTSSLTKKTIKGLWSAEEDKMLLSLIEVYGPSRWVEISHQLKTRTAKQCRERYHQNLRPNLNKSPISIEEGDAIKGLVAKHGFRWTLIAKLLNTNRSDNSIKNWWKTNVKKKQRNVFRDSNPSGTMAKDFDMMAGPEINPHLLHGGSPQFLKNHHPHDRDPSSSCESNSPKSDCSSPIDHISNRRNYVSPIDQYGQRLQLHSHPHFVHMLPMGPNFIQRPLLPQDMHNNHRGIAVQPYIPYPQYAPATHMSANMFPILVHNANVQVETVSNDNTHNNHNDNTTNINDGVSNTIHTQSINHGSDASTEIQHHMYASLPPPIGTYMGPIIPHSHLMPPQTLSQGAGTIPAKIEETQPAQPIMQHPNLPVQQTQPQQLIRIPHGTGTETKDSKFVVPSSPMANTSVQHMPMSNIPNSPAIQQNFSEKTEASTGVDTSHHVTEPPSNKLPSFEELTQKMKLNNSSNNNPNLK; the protein is encoded by the coding sequence ATGAAACCACCTAAAACAAAGGGTAAACAGAATAAAAGACAGGATGCTGCGCCTACAAGTTCGCCGAAGGATATTGAAGAGAGTACTTCTGTGAAAGCGGAGAGTGAGGATTCGGTATCGACAGAGTCAACGGCTTCAGATCAGATGTCCACGTCATCTCTAACAAAAAAGACGATAAAGGGACTTTGGTCAGCAGAAGAGGATAAAATGTTATTAAGTTTAATTGAAGTATATGGTCCTTCTAGATGGGTAGAGATTTCacatcaattgaaaacacGTACTGCCAAGCAATGTAGAGAGAGATACCATCAGAACCTTCGAccaaatttgaataagaGTCCTATATCAATAGAAGAAGGTGATGCCATCAAAGGCCTAGTAGCGAAGCATGGATTCCGTTGGACTTTGATAGCGAAGCTTCTCAATACTAACAGAAGTGATAACTCAATAAAAAATTGGTGGAAAACAAAcgtgaaaaagaagcaacGTAATGTGTTCCGAGATTCAAACCCCTCAGGAACAATGGCGAAAGATTTTGACATGATGGCTGGTCCAGAAATCAATCCACATCTACTTCATGGCGGCAGTCCACAGTTTTTAAAGAATCATCACCCTCATGACCGTGATCCTAGTTCTTCATGTGAATCAAACTCTCCAAAATCGGATTGTTCATCTCCCATAGATCATATTTCCAATCGAAGAAATTATGTCTCTCCAATAGATCAGTACGGTCAAAGACTTCAATTGCATTCCCATCCTCATTTCGTGCATATGCTACCGATGGGACCAAATTTTATCCAACGGCCACTATTACCCCAAGATATGCACAATAATCATCGGGGGATAGCAGTGCAGCCTTACATACCATATCCTCAGTATGCTCCAGCTACTCATATGTCTGCCAATATGTTTCCTATTTTAGTTCACAACGCCAATGTTCAAGTGGAAACTGTCAGTAATGATAATACTCATAATAATCATAATGATAATACCACTAATATAAATGACGGTGTCAGCAATACTATCCACACTCAGAGCATCAACCATGGCAGTGATGCTTCGACGgaaattcaacatcatATGTATGCCAGCCTACCTCCTCCAATAGGCACCTATATGGGTCCTATCATCCCGCATTCTCATTTGATGCCACCGCAAACTCTCAGTCAAGGAGCAGGAACCATACCAGCGAAGATAGAGGAAACACAACCAGCTCAACCTATAATGCAACATCCGAACTTGCCAGTTCAGCAAACACAACCACAGCAACTAATTAGAATTCCTCACGGTACTGGCACTGAAACGAAGGATTCAAAATTCGTTGTACCATCCTCTCCAATGGCTAATACTTCTGTGCAACACATGCCAATGTCGAACATTCCGAATTCACCGGCAATACAGCAAAACTTCAGTGAAAAAACAGAGGCTTCAACCGGTGTCGATACCTCCCATCACGTCACTGAACCTCCTTCTAATAAACTACCATCCTTCGAAGAATTGACCcagaaaatgaaactaAATAATTCATCCAATAATAACCCTAACTTAAAATAA
- a CDS encoding uncharacterized protein (no similarity) — MLSVSETTSRITEDATASNQRQKGERLFYGEAAKKNELEYELLKLSPRDIVSPSSHPPLRTLVAGFSFVSSVLSFRL; from the coding sequence ATGTTATCTGTATCGGAAACCACATCAAGGATCACAGAAGATGCTACTGCGTCAAATCAACGACAGAAGGGAGAGAGATTATTCTATGGCGAAGctgcaaaaaaaaatgaattaGAATAcgaattgttgaaattatcCCCAAGAGACATTGTATCTCCTTCTTCTCACCCGCCTTTGAGAACTCTTGTCGCTGgcttttcttttgtctcCTCCGTACTCTCTTTCCGTCTTTAG